One segment of Pseudomonadota bacterium DNA contains the following:
- a CDS encoding glycogen/starch/alpha-glucan phosphorylase: ARSVRDRMLDRWNRTQQGYYRPDVKRVYYLSLEFLIGRLLRNALLNLGMLEEARGALADFGIDIEDVFNEEWDAGLGNGGLGRLAACFLDSMATLGLPAMGYGIRYEYGIFRQHIVGGKQLEAPDNWLRYRSPWDIPRPDYLFPVRFNGRVVSRTDESGRTAFNWVDTSTVMAMAHDFLVPGYKNDVVNTLRLWSAKASREFDFANFNRGDYIQAVQDKNASENISRVLYPNDKVLQGRELRLKQEYFFVSATLQDAIRRHVKLHGTLSNFHEKAVFQLNDTHPALAVPELMRLLLDEHGFGWDEAWGIARRSFAYTNHTILPEALEQWPVGLLEYTLPRHMQIVYEINQRFLDEVRQRFPGDDARVQRMSLIGEGPERSVRMANVAIVGSFSVNGVSALHSDIVRDRLFRDFSEMFPERFNNKTNGVTPRRWIAACNPGMSALVTSRIGDGWVRELRQMEKLAPLAEDPGFREKWRAAKRANKERLAAHLERELGVSVSPDSLFDVQVKRIHEYKRQLLNILHALRLYLDFKQGRGLVRPPRTILIGGKAAPGYDMAKRIIHLANAAGNLINRDPDTSERLKLIFVPNYTVSLAELIIPAADLSEQISTAGTEASGTGNMKFAMNGALTIGTRDGANIEIGEAVGEDNIYFFGLSKPEVDTLWRSGYNPRAVVDAYPDVREVLDLLVTGEIARGEPNAFWPIVESLLDHGDPYLVLADFAAYRFCQARVDADFGRADKWTRMSILNSARTYRFSSDETIAAYAREIWKSKAP, from the coding sequence CGCGCGGTCGGTGCGGGATCGGATGCTCGACAGGTGGAACCGGACGCAGCAGGGCTACTACCGGCCCGACGTCAAGCGCGTGTACTACCTCTCGCTCGAGTTCCTCATCGGCCGGCTCCTGCGCAACGCGCTTTTGAACCTCGGGATGCTCGAGGAGGCGCGCGGCGCGCTCGCGGACTTCGGCATCGACATCGAGGATGTGTTCAACGAGGAGTGGGACGCCGGGCTCGGAAACGGCGGGCTCGGCCGGCTCGCCGCGTGCTTCCTCGACTCGATGGCGACGCTCGGCCTGCCGGCGATGGGGTACGGCATCCGCTACGAGTACGGGATCTTCCGCCAGCACATCGTGGGCGGCAAGCAGCTCGAGGCGCCCGACAACTGGCTGCGGTACAGGAGCCCGTGGGACATCCCGCGGCCGGACTACCTCTTCCCGGTGCGGTTCAACGGCCGCGTCGTCTCGCGGACGGACGAGAGCGGGCGGACGGCGTTCAACTGGGTCGACACGAGCACCGTGATGGCGATGGCGCACGACTTCCTCGTCCCGGGCTACAAGAACGACGTCGTCAACACCCTGCGCCTCTGGTCGGCCAAGGCGTCGCGCGAGTTCGACTTCGCGAACTTCAACCGCGGCGACTACATCCAGGCGGTGCAGGACAAGAACGCGTCCGAGAACATCTCCCGCGTGCTCTACCCGAACGACAAGGTGCTGCAGGGCCGCGAGCTGCGCCTGAAGCAGGAGTACTTCTTCGTCTCGGCGACGCTCCAGGACGCGATCCGGCGCCACGTCAAGCTGCACGGCACGCTCTCCAACTTCCACGAGAAGGCGGTCTTCCAGCTCAACGACACGCACCCGGCGCTCGCGGTGCCCGAGCTCATGCGGCTCCTCCTCGACGAGCACGGCTTCGGCTGGGACGAGGCTTGGGGGATCGCGCGCCGCTCGTTCGCCTACACGAACCACACGATCCTCCCGGAGGCGCTCGAGCAGTGGCCGGTCGGGCTCCTCGAGTACACGCTGCCCCGGCACATGCAGATCGTCTACGAGATCAACCAGCGGTTCCTCGACGAGGTGCGGCAAAGGTTCCCGGGCGACGACGCCCGCGTCCAGCGGATGTCGCTCATCGGCGAGGGGCCGGAGCGGTCCGTGCGCATGGCGAACGTCGCGATCGTCGGGAGCTTCTCGGTGAACGGCGTCTCCGCGCTGCACAGCGACATCGTGCGCGACCGGCTGTTCCGCGACTTCTCGGAGATGTTCCCCGAGCGGTTCAACAACAAGACCAACGGGGTCACGCCGCGGCGCTGGATCGCCGCCTGCAACCCGGGCATGAGCGCGCTCGTCACCTCCCGCATCGGCGACGGCTGGGTTCGCGAGCTGCGGCAGATGGAGAAGCTCGCCCCGCTCGCCGAGGATCCGGGCTTCCGCGAGAAGTGGCGGGCCGCGAAGCGCGCGAACAAGGAGCGGCTCGCCGCGCACCTCGAGCGCGAGCTCGGCGTCTCGGTGAGCCCGGACTCGCTGTTCGACGTCCAGGTGAAGCGCATCCACGAGTACAAGCGGCAGCTCCTCAACATCCTGCACGCGCTCCGGCTCTACCTCGACTTCAAGCAGGGCCGGGGCCTCGTCCGCCCGCCGCGGACGATCCTGATAGGCGGAAAGGCGGCGCCCGGCTACGACATGGCGAAGCGGATCATCCACCTCGCCAACGCGGCCGGGAACCTCATCAACCGCGATCCCGACACGTCGGAGCGGCTGAAGCTGATCTTCGTCCCGAACTACACCGTCTCGCTCGCCGAGCTGATCATCCCGGCCGCGGACCTCTCGGAGCAGATCTCGACCGCCGGCACCGAGGCGTCGGGCACGGGCAACATGAAGTTCGCCATGAACGGCGCGCTCACGATCGGCACGCGCGACGGCGCCAACATCGAGATCGGCGAGGCGGTCGGCGAGGACAACATCTACTTCTTCGGCCTGTCGAAGCCCGAGGTCGACACGCTCTGGCGCTCCGGCTACAACCCGCGCGCGGTCGTCGACGCGTACCCCGACGTCCGCGAGGTGCTCGACCTCCTCGTCACGGGCGAGATCGCGCGCGGCGAGCCGAACGCCTTCTGGCCGATCGTCGAGTCGCTGCTCGACCACGGCGATCCGTACCTCGTGCTCGCGGACTTCGCGGCGTACAGGTTCTGCCAGGCGCGCGTGGACGCCGACTTCGGCAGGGCGGACAAGTGGACGCGCATGTCTATCCTGAACTCGGCGCGCACCTACCGCTTCTCGAGCGACGAGACGATCGCGGCCTACGCAAGGGAGATCTGGAAGTCGAAGGCTCCGTGA